A single genomic interval of Lynx canadensis isolate LIC74 chromosome A2, mLynCan4.pri.v2, whole genome shotgun sequence harbors:
- the LOC115504251 gene encoding zinc finger protein 709-like, which produces MDSVTFEDVAVNFTLEEWALLDSSQKKLYRDVMRETFRNVASVEKKWKDHDTEYRCKTQGRKTGSPTVGKPCESKEGRQWEETISQIPDVNLNKKTPSGVKAPEGRQCGETTGQTPDLNLSTKTPSGVKPCDCGVCGKVFVTHSSLTRHVRSHSGHRPYEYHEYKEKPYKCKECGKAFSYRKSVHRHERTHTGEKPYGCQECGKAFTWLTTFRRHMITHTGDGPFKCKDCGKAFSCSTSLRTHERTHTGEKPYQCKQCGKSLRSPLGLRIHERNHSGEKPYECQQCGKALSCPSSFRRHERTHAAEKQYACKQCEKTFTSPLGLRIHERIHTGEKPYECKECGKAFVSLSSIRTHMITHTGDGPYKCKECGKAFICPSSFRSHERTHTGEKPYECKQCGKTFSWPSSFRIHERTHTGEKPYACKECGKTFIYRTTFQGHVRKHTGEKPYKCKECGKAFISPSGVRTHMIMHTGDGPYKCKECGKAFNFPSSFRIHERTHTGEKPYECKQCGRAFSCYTSFRTHEKTHTGEKPYECKECGKAFIYRTTFRGHVRMHTGEKPYKCKECGKAFSRPNSFRRHERSHTE; this is translated from the exons ATG GACTCAGTGACCTTTGAGGATGTGGCTGTGAACTTCACCCTGGAAGAGTGGGCTTTACTGGATTCTTCACAGAAGAAACTTTATAGAGATGTGATGCGGGAAACCTTCAGAAACGTGGCCTCAGTAG agaaaaaatggaaGGATCATGACACTGAATACAGGTGCAAAACCCAGGGGAGGAAAACAGG AAGTCCCACGGTAGGAAAACCTTGTGAAAGCAAAGAGGGTCGTCAGTGGGAAGAAACCATCAGCCAGATTCCAGATGTTAATCTGAACAAGAAAACTCCGTCTGGGGTAAAAGCACCCGAAGGTCGTCAGTGTGGAGAAACCACCGGCCAGACTCCAGATCTTAATCTGAGCACGAAAACTCCTTCTGGAGTAAAACCCTGTGACTGTGGCGTGTGTGGAAAAGTCTTTGTGACTCACTCATCCCTTACTAGGCACGTCAGATCGCACAGTGGACACAGGCCATATGAGTACCATGAGTACAAAGAGAAGCCATATAAGtgcaaggaatgtgggaaagccttcagttaCCGCAAATCTGTTCACAGACACGAAAGgactcacactggagagaaaccctacgGGTGTCaggaatgtgggaaggctttCACGTGGCTCACAACTTTTCGAAGACACATGATAACTCACACGGGAGATGGACCTTTTAAGTGTAAGGACTGCGGGAAGGCCTTCAGTTGCTCCACGTCACTGCGGACACATGAAAGGAcgcacactggagagaaaccctatcaGTGTAAACAGTGTGGGAAATCCCTCAGGTCCCCGCTAGGTTTGCGAATACACGAAAGGAATCACAGCGGGGAGAAGCCCTATGAGTGTCAGCAGTGCGGAAAAGCCCTCAGTTGCCCCAGCTCCTTTCGAAGACACGAAAGGACTCACGCCGCCGAGAAACAGTACGCATGTAAGCAGTGTGAGAAAACCTTCACTTCTCCTCTGGGTTTGCGAATACATGAAAGAATTCACACCGGGGAGAAACcgtatgaatgtaaggaatgcgGGAAAGCCTTCGTCTCTCTGTCAAGCATTCGAACGCACATGATCACGCACACCGGCGACGGGCCTTACAAATGCAAGGAATGCGGGAAGGCCTTCATTTGCCCCAGTTCCTTTCGCTCCCACGAAAGGACACACACCGGAGAGAAGCCCTATGAGTGTAAACAGTGTGGGAAAACCTTCAGTTGGCCCAGTTCCTTTCGAATCCACGAGAGGACTCACACAGGGGAGAAACCCTACGCATGTAAGGAGTGCGGGAAAACCTTCATTTATCGCACCACCTTTCAGGGACACGTGAGAAagcacactggagagaaaccctataagTGTAAagagtgtgggaaagccttcattTCTCCCTCGGGCGTTCGAACGCACATGATCATGCACACGGGAGATGGACCTTATAAGTGTAaggagtgtgggaaagccttcaatTTCCCCAGTTCCTTTCGCATCCATGAAAGGACTCACACGGGAGAGAAGCCCTACGAGTGTAAACAGTGTGGAAGAGCCTTCAGTTGTTACACGTCCTTccggacacatgaaaaaactcacactggagagaaaccctacgAGTGTAAGGAATGCGGGAAAGCCTTCATTTATCGCACTACCTTTCGAGGACACGTGAGAATGCACACGGGAGAGAAACCCTACAAATGTAAAGAATGCGGGAAAGCCTTCAGTCGTCCCAATTCCTTCCGAAGGCATGAAAGATCTCACACCGAGTAG